Proteins encoded by one window of Silvibacterium dinghuense:
- a CDS encoding S41 family peptidase — MSKAFKRSVLAVSVALVAIVFLGGFLTGGVNAGSQADGVYRQMGVYEEVLHKIQSDYVTEPSINDVTTGALHGLLESLDADSSYLTPAEYSAYKAHANEETAQVGLLVSKRYGYATVVAVIPGSPADKEEHIMDGDLLEAIGGKSTSDMSLAMIRLSLEGKPGTDVTFSIVRPGKPEPQKITLTRTNITAPPLAEQQYENSSILYLKPGTLSKDRVNEIEAKLKAMPKNGNKKVLLDLRDVVEGDSDQAIRLANAFLKSGNIASLSGQKFSKQTFNADPEKFITDAPLVILINHGTAGPAEIVAAAILDNKRGDLVGDRSFGEGAIQKTIEIPDGSAVILSVAKYDSPSGKAIQDTAVTPNIIVTESIDQYLAEESLDESEQPTERVQPTTDDQLTRALDVLKQKAA; from the coding sequence ATGTCGAAAGCATTTAAACGCTCCGTCCTCGCCGTCTCCGTCGCTCTTGTCGCCATCGTCTTCCTGGGCGGTTTTCTTACAGGAGGCGTAAACGCCGGCTCGCAAGCCGATGGCGTTTATCGCCAGATGGGCGTCTATGAAGAAGTTCTGCACAAGATCCAGAGCGACTACGTCACGGAGCCTAGCATCAATGACGTGACGACCGGGGCCCTCCATGGCCTTCTGGAATCGCTCGATGCAGACTCCAGTTATCTGACCCCCGCCGAATACAGCGCCTATAAGGCGCATGCCAACGAAGAAACGGCACAGGTAGGCCTGCTGGTCTCGAAGCGCTACGGATATGCCACCGTCGTTGCCGTGATCCCCGGCAGCCCGGCCGATAAGGAAGAGCACATCATGGACGGCGACCTGCTTGAGGCTATCGGCGGCAAGTCTACGAGCGATATGTCTCTCGCCATGATCCGCCTCAGCCTCGAAGGCAAGCCGGGAACCGATGTGACCTTCTCCATCGTGCGTCCAGGCAAGCCGGAACCGCAGAAGATCACGTTGACACGCACCAACATCACCGCTCCTCCGCTTGCCGAGCAGCAATACGAGAACTCCTCGATCCTCTATCTCAAGCCGGGAACGCTCAGCAAAGACCGCGTCAATGAGATCGAAGCGAAGCTGAAGGCCATGCCGAAGAATGGCAACAAGAAAGTGCTGCTCGACCTGCGCGATGTCGTCGAAGGCGATTCCGATCAGGCGATCCGGCTGGCAAACGCGTTCCTGAAGTCCGGCAATATCGCCTCCCTCTCTGGCCAGAAGTTCTCGAAGCAGACCTTCAACGCCGATCCGGAAAAGTTCATCACCGACGCGCCGCTGGTTATCCTCATCAATCACGGCACCGCCGGCCCGGCCGAGATCGTCGCCGCCGCCATTCTCGATAACAAGCGTGGCGACCTCGTTGGAGACCGCAGCTTCGGCGAAGGCGCCATCCAGAAGACCATCGAGATACCTGACGGTTCGGCTGTCATTCTCTCGGTAGCCAAATACGATTCGCCCTCGGGCAAGGCGATTCAGGACACCGCGGTCACGCCGAACATCATCGTGACGGAAAGCATCGATCAGTACCTCGCCGAGGAGAGCCTTGACGAGTCTGAGCAGCCCACAGAGCGAGTGCAGCCAACCACCGATGACCAGCTCACGCGGGCTCTTGACGTTCTGAAGCAAAAGGCCGCCTAA